One stretch of Lucilia cuprina isolate Lc7/37 chromosome 6, ASM2204524v1, whole genome shotgun sequence DNA includes these proteins:
- the LOC111690142 gene encoding protein fem-1 homolog B isoform X2 has product MVLSKQKKEKFDEIDGQSVTPLTMAAMAGNTMYVKTLLSHYSVDLERECNVIFDGLVVYGATALWVAAGLGHLQVVKLLVNNGANVNHNTKAQSSPLRAACYDGRLDIVKYLIEHGADVNLGNKYNNTCIMIAAYKGHAHVVDTLLKNGANPNEQALCGATALHYAAECGHLEVCRILLDHGARLQENEHGLTPVLNAAERTHEDVVNLFIDRPGLMKKEDIIIALELLGASFANDKDNYSIQKAYTHLLRAMEMRYSDSEKIIKKRIIPPELAYDNWLETENLPELQAIRLNHHSIHMESLTIRERILGKNNPDLPQPIVYRGAVMADQGRFYQCQTLWNYAMDLRMMNNVSVERDLLRFAQLFSQILRIEDVQLDLSQVLSVLVKCQQEIERNKYKIVNPGPKDVPQMIADQNEQNVASALYLIKIITKVLAQQPQYNKEHIDLLYNTIKKFIKCDTRLADGQTLLHMAVNGRTPVDDFFTSDVCKFPCFRTALLLVHAGASVIATDELRNTPLHTLVASFPRDNPHLLPNAEKIVKLLVDAGAHLDAINAQGLTPAQVAHVAGLKNIILGYENSLTSLKCIASRCIAINKIKYQGLVPTALESYIQIHSAEKFFA; this is encoded by the exons ATGGTGCTATCTAAACAAAAGAAAGAG AAATTTGATGAAATAGATGGTCAATCTGTTACACCACTCACAATGGCAGCTATGGCAGGTAATACTATGTATGTGAAAACCTTGCTTTCACACTACAGCGTTGATTTGGAACGGGAGTGTAATGTAATATTTGACGGACTTGTGGTTTACGGCGCCACAGCGTTATGGGTGGCTGCAGGATTGGGTCACTTACAGGTTGTTAAACTATTAGTTAATAATGGTGCAAATGTTAACCACAATACAAAAGCTCAATCATCTCCCTTACGAGCTGCATGTTACGATGGACGTTTGGatatagttaaatatttaattgaacatGGAGCAGATGTTAATTTGggcaacaaatacaacaacacgTGTATAATGATTGCTGCTTACAAAGGTCATGCTCACGTT gtGGATACTCTATTAAAAAATGGTGCTAACCCAAACGAGCAAGCTCTTTGTGGAGCAACTGCTTTACATTATGCTGCTGAATGTGGGCATTTGGAGGTATGTCGAATACTGCTTGATCATGGAGCTCGTTTACAAGAAAATGAACATGGATTAACACCTGTTTTAAATGCAGCCGAACGTACTCACGAGGAtgtagttaatttatttattgatagaCCTGGACTTATGAAAAAAGAAGACATAATAATTGCACTCGAATTATTAGGTGCGTCGTTTGCGAATGATAAAGACAACTATAGCATTCAAAAGGCGTATACGCATTTATTGCGAGCAATGGAAATGCGATATTCAGATTCggaaaagataataaaaaaaagaattatccCGCCTGAATTAGCTTATGACAATTGGCTCGAAACGGAAAATCTTCCTGAACTGCAAGCAATAAGGCTAAATCATCATTCAATTCACATGGAATCTTTAACCATAAGAGAGCGTATACTGGGAAAAAATAATCCTGATTTGCCTCAGCCGATTGTTTATAGAGGTGCAGTAATGGCTGATCAAGGTCGATTCTATCAATGCCAAACGCTATGGAACTATGCCATGGACTTAAGAATGATGAATAATGTATCAGTGGAACGTGACTTACTGCGTTTCGCGCAACTGTTTTCACAAATATTACGCATTGAAGACGTTCAACTAGATTTATCTCAGGTTTTATCTGTATTAGTGAAGTGTCAGCAAGAAATAGAacgaaataaatacaaaattgtaaacCCTGGTCCCAAGGATGTGCCGCAAATGATTGCC gaTCAGAATGAACAAAATGTAGCATCTGCCTTAtatcttataaaaattataacaaaggTTTTGGCACAACAGCCTCAATATAATAAAGAACACATAGATCTCTTGTACAATacaatcaaaaaatttataaaatgtgataCTCGACTTGCGGATGGACAAACTTTGCTTCATATGGCAGTAAATGGAAGGACACCTGTTGACGATTTCTTTACCAGCGATGTGTGcaa GTTTCCATGTTTTCGAACTGCACTTTTATTAGTACACGCTGGAGCTTCTGTTATTGCTACAGATGAGTTGCGCAATACTCCACTCCATACTCTAGTGGCTAGT TTTCCTCGAGATAATCCCCACTTATTACCAAATGctgaaaaaattgtaaaactattAGTTGATGCAGGAGCTCATTTGGATGCCATTAATGCCCAAGGCTTAACACCAGCTCAAGTCGCTCATGTTG CtggtttaaaaaacattatactTGGTTATGAAAATTCGTTAACATCATTAAAATGCATTGCATCCCGCTGTATtgctattaataaaataaaatatcaaggTTTAGTACCCACTGCTCTAGAGTCTTATATTCAAATTCATAGTGCTGAAAAGTTTTTTGCATAA
- the LOC111690431 gene encoding uncharacterized protein LOC111690431, with amino-acid sequence MSMLGFVYLVLILGWILIVLFLKCKKSITPHIGLTDNYTDAIGSDQRRPSVHIIQLQRNDLDNEDQLIDAYHQRSSSLRRHSQRLPLSAIGERNIETTYSTEAVVNPAYIHDDEYIINAPPPSYDEVMRQPEIYPKVTNKISSVNI; translated from the exons ATGAGCATGCTGGGATTTGTTTACTTGGTCTTAATATTAGGTTGGATattgattgttttatttttgaagtgTAAGAAATCGATTACACCTCACATTGGTTTAACAGATAATTACACAGATGCTATTGGATCGG acCAACGTCGACCCTCTGTCCATATAATACAACTGCAACGCAATGATTTAGATAATGAGGATCAATTGATCGATGCTTACCACCAACGAAGTAGTAGTTTAAGGCGCCATTCTCAGCGCTTACCTTTATCAGCTATAGGCGAACGTAATATTGAAACCACATACTCTACAGAAGCTGTTGTTAATCCAGCCTATATTCATGATGACGAATACATTATCAATG ctcCTCCTCCATCTTATGATGAAGTCATGAGACAGCCAGAAATTTATCCAAAGGTCACTAATAAAATCTCCAGTGTAAATATTTGA
- the LOC111690142 gene encoding protein fem-1 homolog B isoform X3, protein MCSRIQLFLDSEFSDLDIHTRIMIEELTEEVQQLFPNETKVLPSILTVLYSTAKLNHAKQLVATMNDIRNPELRNYLLNLVDTLLKNGANPNEQALCGATALHYAAECGHLEVCRILLDHGARLQENEHGLTPVLNAAERTHEDVVNLFIDRPGLMKKEDIIIALELLGASFANDKDNYSIQKAYTHLLRAMEMRYSDSEKIIKKRIIPPELAYDNWLETENLPELQAIRLNHHSIHMESLTIRERILGKNNPDLPQPIVYRGAVMADQGRFYQCQTLWNYAMDLRMMNNVSVERDLLRFAQLFSQILRIEDVQLDLSQVLSVLVKCQQEIERNKYKIVNPGPKDVPQMIADQNEQNVASALYLIKIITKVLAQQPQYNKEHIDLLYNTIKKFIKCDTRLADGQTLLHMAVNGRTPVDDFFTSDVCKFPCFRTALLLVHAGASVIATDELRNTPLHTLVASFPRDNPHLLPNAEKIVKLLVDAGAHLDAINAQGLTPAQVAHVAGLKNIILGYENSLTSLKCIASRCIAINKIKYQGLVPTALESYIQIHSAEKFFA, encoded by the exons ATGTGCTCCAggattcaattatttttagatagtGAATTCAGTGATCTTGATATACACACACGCATTATGATTGAAGAACTAACTGAAGAGGTTCAGCAATTGTTTCCAAATGAAACTAAAGTTTTGCCATCCATTTTGACTGTGTTATATTCGACAGCAAAACTTAATCATGCTAAACAGTTGGTGGCAACGATGAATGACATACGAAATCCAGAATTAAGGAATTATCTATTAAATTTG gtGGATACTCTATTAAAAAATGGTGCTAACCCAAACGAGCAAGCTCTTTGTGGAGCAACTGCTTTACATTATGCTGCTGAATGTGGGCATTTGGAGGTATGTCGAATACTGCTTGATCATGGAGCTCGTTTACAAGAAAATGAACATGGATTAACACCTGTTTTAAATGCAGCCGAACGTACTCACGAGGAtgtagttaatttatttattgatagaCCTGGACTTATGAAAAAAGAAGACATAATAATTGCACTCGAATTATTAGGTGCGTCGTTTGCGAATGATAAAGACAACTATAGCATTCAAAAGGCGTATACGCATTTATTGCGAGCAATGGAAATGCGATATTCAGATTCggaaaagataataaaaaaaagaattatccCGCCTGAATTAGCTTATGACAATTGGCTCGAAACGGAAAATCTTCCTGAACTGCAAGCAATAAGGCTAAATCATCATTCAATTCACATGGAATCTTTAACCATAAGAGAGCGTATACTGGGAAAAAATAATCCTGATTTGCCTCAGCCGATTGTTTATAGAGGTGCAGTAATGGCTGATCAAGGTCGATTCTATCAATGCCAAACGCTATGGAACTATGCCATGGACTTAAGAATGATGAATAATGTATCAGTGGAACGTGACTTACTGCGTTTCGCGCAACTGTTTTCACAAATATTACGCATTGAAGACGTTCAACTAGATTTATCTCAGGTTTTATCTGTATTAGTGAAGTGTCAGCAAGAAATAGAacgaaataaatacaaaattgtaaacCCTGGTCCCAAGGATGTGCCGCAAATGATTGCC gaTCAGAATGAACAAAATGTAGCATCTGCCTTAtatcttataaaaattataacaaaggTTTTGGCACAACAGCCTCAATATAATAAAGAACACATAGATCTCTTGTACAATacaatcaaaaaatttataaaatgtgataCTCGACTTGCGGATGGACAAACTTTGCTTCATATGGCAGTAAATGGAAGGACACCTGTTGACGATTTCTTTACCAGCGATGTGTGcaa GTTTCCATGTTTTCGAACTGCACTTTTATTAGTACACGCTGGAGCTTCTGTTATTGCTACAGATGAGTTGCGCAATACTCCACTCCATACTCTAGTGGCTAGT TTTCCTCGAGATAATCCCCACTTATTACCAAATGctgaaaaaattgtaaaactattAGTTGATGCAGGAGCTCATTTGGATGCCATTAATGCCCAAGGCTTAACACCAGCTCAAGTCGCTCATGTTG CtggtttaaaaaacattatactTGGTTATGAAAATTCGTTAACATCATTAAAATGCATTGCATCCCGCTGTATtgctattaataaaataaaatatcaaggTTTAGTACCCACTGCTCTAGAGTCTTATATTCAAATTCATAGTGCTGAAAAGTTTTTTGCATAA
- the LOC111690142 gene encoding protein fem-1 homolog B isoform X1, which translates to MCSRIQLFLDSEFSDLDIHTRIMIEELTEEVQQLFPNETKVLPSILTVLYSTAKLNHAKQLVATMNDIRNPELRNYLLNLKFDEIDGQSVTPLTMAAMAGNTMYVKTLLSHYSVDLERECNVIFDGLVVYGATALWVAAGLGHLQVVKLLVNNGANVNHNTKAQSSPLRAACYDGRLDIVKYLIEHGADVNLGNKYNNTCIMIAAYKGHAHVVDTLLKNGANPNEQALCGATALHYAAECGHLEVCRILLDHGARLQENEHGLTPVLNAAERTHEDVVNLFIDRPGLMKKEDIIIALELLGASFANDKDNYSIQKAYTHLLRAMEMRYSDSEKIIKKRIIPPELAYDNWLETENLPELQAIRLNHHSIHMESLTIRERILGKNNPDLPQPIVYRGAVMADQGRFYQCQTLWNYAMDLRMMNNVSVERDLLRFAQLFSQILRIEDVQLDLSQVLSVLVKCQQEIERNKYKIVNPGPKDVPQMIADQNEQNVASALYLIKIITKVLAQQPQYNKEHIDLLYNTIKKFIKCDTRLADGQTLLHMAVNGRTPVDDFFTSDVCKFPCFRTALLLVHAGASVIATDELRNTPLHTLVASFPRDNPHLLPNAEKIVKLLVDAGAHLDAINAQGLTPAQVAHVAGLKNIILGYENSLTSLKCIASRCIAINKIKYQGLVPTALESYIQIHSAEKFFA; encoded by the exons ATGTGCTCCAggattcaattatttttagatagtGAATTCAGTGATCTTGATATACACACACGCATTATGATTGAAGAACTAACTGAAGAGGTTCAGCAATTGTTTCCAAATGAAACTAAAGTTTTGCCATCCATTTTGACTGTGTTATATTCGACAGCAAAACTTAATCATGCTAAACAGTTGGTGGCAACGATGAATGACATACGAAATCCAGAATTAAGGAATTATCTATTAAATTTG AAATTTGATGAAATAGATGGTCAATCTGTTACACCACTCACAATGGCAGCTATGGCAGGTAATACTATGTATGTGAAAACCTTGCTTTCACACTACAGCGTTGATTTGGAACGGGAGTGTAATGTAATATTTGACGGACTTGTGGTTTACGGCGCCACAGCGTTATGGGTGGCTGCAGGATTGGGTCACTTACAGGTTGTTAAACTATTAGTTAATAATGGTGCAAATGTTAACCACAATACAAAAGCTCAATCATCTCCCTTACGAGCTGCATGTTACGATGGACGTTTGGatatagttaaatatttaattgaacatGGAGCAGATGTTAATTTGggcaacaaatacaacaacacgTGTATAATGATTGCTGCTTACAAAGGTCATGCTCACGTT gtGGATACTCTATTAAAAAATGGTGCTAACCCAAACGAGCAAGCTCTTTGTGGAGCAACTGCTTTACATTATGCTGCTGAATGTGGGCATTTGGAGGTATGTCGAATACTGCTTGATCATGGAGCTCGTTTACAAGAAAATGAACATGGATTAACACCTGTTTTAAATGCAGCCGAACGTACTCACGAGGAtgtagttaatttatttattgatagaCCTGGACTTATGAAAAAAGAAGACATAATAATTGCACTCGAATTATTAGGTGCGTCGTTTGCGAATGATAAAGACAACTATAGCATTCAAAAGGCGTATACGCATTTATTGCGAGCAATGGAAATGCGATATTCAGATTCggaaaagataataaaaaaaagaattatccCGCCTGAATTAGCTTATGACAATTGGCTCGAAACGGAAAATCTTCCTGAACTGCAAGCAATAAGGCTAAATCATCATTCAATTCACATGGAATCTTTAACCATAAGAGAGCGTATACTGGGAAAAAATAATCCTGATTTGCCTCAGCCGATTGTTTATAGAGGTGCAGTAATGGCTGATCAAGGTCGATTCTATCAATGCCAAACGCTATGGAACTATGCCATGGACTTAAGAATGATGAATAATGTATCAGTGGAACGTGACTTACTGCGTTTCGCGCAACTGTTTTCACAAATATTACGCATTGAAGACGTTCAACTAGATTTATCTCAGGTTTTATCTGTATTAGTGAAGTGTCAGCAAGAAATAGAacgaaataaatacaaaattgtaaacCCTGGTCCCAAGGATGTGCCGCAAATGATTGCC gaTCAGAATGAACAAAATGTAGCATCTGCCTTAtatcttataaaaattataacaaaggTTTTGGCACAACAGCCTCAATATAATAAAGAACACATAGATCTCTTGTACAATacaatcaaaaaatttataaaatgtgataCTCGACTTGCGGATGGACAAACTTTGCTTCATATGGCAGTAAATGGAAGGACACCTGTTGACGATTTCTTTACCAGCGATGTGTGcaa GTTTCCATGTTTTCGAACTGCACTTTTATTAGTACACGCTGGAGCTTCTGTTATTGCTACAGATGAGTTGCGCAATACTCCACTCCATACTCTAGTGGCTAGT TTTCCTCGAGATAATCCCCACTTATTACCAAATGctgaaaaaattgtaaaactattAGTTGATGCAGGAGCTCATTTGGATGCCATTAATGCCCAAGGCTTAACACCAGCTCAAGTCGCTCATGTTG CtggtttaaaaaacattatactTGGTTATGAAAATTCGTTAACATCATTAAAATGCATTGCATCCCGCTGTATtgctattaataaaataaaatatcaaggTTTAGTACCCACTGCTCTAGAGTCTTATATTCAAATTCATAGTGCTGAAAAGTTTTTTGCATAA